A single region of the Lycium barbarum isolate Lr01 chromosome 2, ASM1917538v2, whole genome shotgun sequence genome encodes:
- the LOC132628481 gene encoding uncharacterized protein LOC132628481 — MRNATSKVIAEYITDLVRHTPQEITPKFVIEEMRNRYGLHIGYHKAWHSLQHAYSVIRGSPENKYTLLPQYLHMVKLRNPRTVANIKWTADNKFKYAFFAYGASIEGWKHCRPVMMVDATFLKSKYRGVLMIAVAKDGNNSIFPLAFGIADSENKESYRWFFRHVKKVFGTRKNLSILSDRHASIATAIKELYLDTQHGICIYHMEKNLQKYFPSEAILSLFYNAATTYKQAKFRTYMSQIQKIDPKAAEYIEEEPPERWARSFHTNRCYNMLTKNNVETMNSVLRKARELPIMACIDYIQNMLQNWFYQRKLDATGLSHDLTYWAEKILLEKISRGFTMKVENITPVKFVVKDEGYQYNVDLKNMTCECLEFQTDGLPCTHAMAVIDKRSLPKSTYCADWFKKQACQETYKGITVFAGKTKLVSQRLHPGFVFVAGCSKFSELNFYRKGWNFCS; from the exons ATGAGGAATGCAACTTCAAAAGTAATAGCGGAATACATTACAGACCTAGTACGCCATACACCACAAGAGATAACACCTAAATTTGTCATTGAAGAAATGAGAAACAGATATGGCTTACACATTGGTTACCACAAAGCGTGGCATTCCCTCCAACACGCTTATAGTGTCATAAGAGGAAGCCCAGAAAATAAATACACACTtctaccgcaatatcttcacatgGTGAAATTAAGAAATCCTAGAACAGTTGCTAACATCAAATGGACCGCTGACAATAAGTTTAAGTATGCTTTTTTCGCTTATGGAGCATCAATTGAGGGTTGGAAACACTGCAGACCAGTAATGATGGTGGATGCAACCTTCTTGAAATCAAAATATCGCGGTGTGCTCATGATAGCAGTAGCAAAAGATGGAAACAACAGCATATTTCCTCTCGCATTTGGTATTGCAGACTCTGAGAATAAGGAATCCTACAGGTGGTTCTTCAGGCATGTGAAAAAGGTGTTTGGCACGCGCAAAAACCTATCAATTCTTTCCGATCGCCACGCATCAATTGCAACTGCAATCAAAGAACTGTATCTAGATACCCAGCATGGAATATGCATCTACCACATGGAGAAGAACTTGCAGAAATATTTCCCATCCGAAGCGATCCTATCACTGTTCTACAATGCAGCAACTACCTACAAACAGGCAAAGTTTCGTACCTATATGTCACAGATACAAAAAATCGACCCAAAAGCTGCAGAATACATAGAAGAAGAACCACCGGAAAGATGGGCACGTTCATTCCACACCAACAGGTGTTACAACATGCTCACAAAAAACAATGTCGAGACAATGAATTCTGTATTGAGGAAAGCAAGGGAGTTGccaataatggcatgtattgattacatccagaacatgctgCAAAATTGGTTTTACCAGAGAAAATTGGATGCAACAGGACTGTCCCATGACCTGACATACTGGGCTGAAAAGATTCTGCTTGAAAAGATAAGTAGAGgcttcacaatgaaa GTAGAAAACATAACTCCCGTCAAATTTGTTGTCAAAGATGAAGGATATCAATACAATGTAGACCTAAAGAATATGACTTGTGAGTGCTTGGAGTTCCAAACTGACGGGTTACCGTGCACACATGCCATGGCAGTTATAGACAAAAGAAGTTTGCCAAAATCTACATACTGTGCGGACTGGTTCAAGAAACAAGCCTGCCAAGAGACATACAAAG GTATAACAGTTTTTGCCGGGAAAACAAAATTGGTATCCCAAAGACTACATCCTG gttttgtctttgttgctggttgtAGCAAGTTCTCTGAACTTAATTTCTACCGGAAAGGGTGGAACTTCTGTTCATAA